Within the Flavobacterium sp. CG_23.5 genome, the region CAAAAGAATTAATGACGTCCTATAATAAATTTTTGGATGTTATAGATCAACAAAACATTGTAACAAATTCCAGATTGAGCTGTTTAGGATTGATATTTAGTGAAGATAGTTCACGTAAAGTTTGTATTGATGCTGGAAAACTCAAAGGATTAATAACCTACAAACAGCGTTTTGAACTAAATCGAGATATATAATCAAAGTAAATCAATAGAGGGTTTCCCAGTGCTGCAACCCTCTATTTTTTTGAATAATAATAAAAAATATCACACTATTAACTGAATTTATAAGAAACTTTTACAGTAAATAACCATAAAATACAATAATTATGTCAGGATTTAAAGGTACAAGAAACGTAAATGGACGTCCCAAAGGAGCGTTAAACAAAACTACTGCAGAAACAAAAGAGTTACTTCAAACAGTTTTAGGTAAAGAAGTAGAAAAATTAGGTTCTATGCTGGCAAAGTTAGATCCCCTTGACAGGATAAATGCAGTTACGAAACTATTAATTTTAATATTACCAAAGTCAATTGAAGTTAAAGCAGAGGTTACAGCAACCACAGTGGAAATGTCAGATGAGCAACGTAATGCGCGAATTGAATATTTAAAAAATAAACTACTAGAATAATGGAAATTTTCACCACAGAGGAACAGCTAGAACTCGAAACTTTATTTATTTGTAAATGGCAACAATTTATCTTTGGTACAATGCTCTTAGATAAAAACAATAATGAAGTTTTAATAAACGATTTGGATTTTGAAGATTTACTAAATTTTACATTTCCAAATAGTTACAGGGTAAATGATAAAACAATTATAGTTGATTATAATATTTTCAAAATATTGCAATTGAGATATTTTAGGTATAATGAAACCGTAAATGTTTTGGATTAATAAAAAACCCTCTCGGATTGAGAGGGTTAATTTTTTGACTGTTTTATTTTTTTTTCAGTTCACCAATTGGAATATAAGAACCTTCACGAAAAGCGAAAATAGTTTCAGTTTCAACTTCTTTTGTAGAGATCAACAACTCTCGAACGTCCACATTCAAAACGTCTGCAATTTTAATTAACAAGTCTGGTTTTGGAAAACTATTCCCCTGGACTATGTTTGAAATGCTGGCAGGCGTTACTTCAACTTTTGCAGCCAAATCTTTTCCGGAAATACCTTTTTCAATTAATAATTCTTTTAGTCTTAAAATGCTCATGGGTTAGAAATTTATAGTTTAGACAAATATAAGTAAATTATAGTAATACTAAATTATTTTTAAAATAATTATAGCTTTACTTGTTATTGATTATACTATTACTTATATTTGAAGTATAATAATTATAGAGATACTAAACCATGAAAAATTTAATTAGAGTTTTAGCAAGTTACTTACTTAGTCCAAATGAAAATGTAATTGTGACTCATGGAGTGTATTACCACAAAACGACTTATACCTTCAATGATTCTGGAGTAACTAGAAAAACAGATCAGGATAAAATAGATTCTGTTTACAATGGATTAGATTTTGACAAAATTTTTAAATAAATATTACTAACAAACAAAATTACAATTATGGTACTTACACACAATCAGGCAGAAGTAACTCCGAAAGGATTTTTAGAAAAAAGAGACTTTAATTCATTCATGGTACTAGATACAAATAGTATTTTATATCCGGATGCAAAACAGGTCTTTGGTTATACAGTTGAAATATTAAATGTGATACGCATTAATACATTAGTAAATAAAATGTGCAATGGTTTTCAATCTAATTTTAATATTGATTCCTCAATTTATTATAAAGCTATAAGTAATGTTTTGGAGAGCAAGCCGTTTTTATATCCTGAACTTGAAAGTTATTTTTTAGCCTCACAGAAGAAAGAAGAATTTCTTTCCTTCTCTCGCAGCCTTGCAGATATTGAAGATGATTTTTATTTACCCTATGAAGTAGATTATATTCTTTTAGGTATGAATATGGACCAGTATGATAAACTTAATGAAGAT harbors:
- a CDS encoding helix-turn-helix domain-containing protein; translated protein: MSILRLKELLIEKGISGKDLAAKVEVTPASISNIVQGNSFPKPDLLIKIADVLNVDVRELLISTKEVETETIFAFREGSYIPIGELKKK